One window of the Salvelinus alpinus chromosome 13, SLU_Salpinus.1, whole genome shotgun sequence genome contains the following:
- the zbed4l2 gene encoding E3 SUMO-protein ligase ZBED1, producing the protein MDFRGYPLSSSLAPNLRRRGERGATGLVLDRRKSTVWNYYIQLNEMYVECNICKRQLSFHNSTTTMREHLVRKHNIRDNAPPVLDNTAVAGAPIPATSLQPMAQPGFPCNISTTSATANTCMFQTDLHIVVKEEQQDADLFPEQGTAKRARITCAPPLDVGGGANAIPVTSQDLEPSNSNTGLLYSENNNFGDTNRSGITTKESNGKRTGVLTDLILEMVYRDLQPLSVVEERGFRLLLSCLEPQYPVPSPSQLGSLLWHHYDVLKRHLQQYLQSGLAPRCITLCTEYWQSVAGCAVGAGGRLFFTVSAHFVDKDWRLARCVLQTCPMPDIREKICERGFLQFGDTLKAVLSEFHLPQSSVFCVVHDTPRISEARGTENMGVPKEKVNRTAGPHQSPQHLPEGWVALHCAGEALKLCIQDGLWMEPVRQALAEARRIISHFQHDAPAAAALIHKAEAANKAGACLVLDDPGRWATAIDMCESLLELKWVVSSVLEEQKAAPNLADHQWRLLQELVPVLKTVRIAASFLSEDINLSISALMPCLHGVSRVLEQHIAETSCPVARGVMETVRSGMERQWRLGEEEALLDSPAVLSSFLDPRFKELRFLSPHARSRLHDKVKELLSAQAQIEVEEMSRECDKGGEDEDGEEGREKEVRNRGLDHSQSTIAPLDSPVSCESNEEGDIIVLQQQLKRLSQTAPSQVSGEGLGEGSRCSAGNGPRRVAGLSSLLKGDLQPPAYRQVSHVAKSMYDILLGEDPTERMPEIHQQLENYIAEPLCKRSLSPLHWWRSKEHRFPAVARLARTFLAIPATAVPADRAFAPRETTVAQRRAILGPHHLDHILFLHQNSDYVEKLMGGSTGQEERGSDRNGAKQTLYQSLVSYESKAWVGGEKL; encoded by the coding sequence ATGGATTTCCGAGGGTACCCCCTGTCCAGCAGTCTGGCCCCAAATTTGAGGAGAAGGGGGGAACGGGGAGCAACAGGACTGGTTCTGGATAGGCGCAAGTCAACCGTTTGGAATTACTACATCCAGCTTAATGAGATGTATGTTGAGTGTAATATATGCAAGAGGCAGTTGTCTTTTCACAACAGCACTACGACTATGAGGGAACACCTTGTCCGCAAACATAATATACGCGACAACGCACCACCTGTACTTGATAACACAGCAGTGGCCGGGGCACCGATTCCAGCTACATCACTCCAGCCAATGGCCCAGCCCGGATTCCCCTGCAACATCTCTACTACATCTGCCACAGCCAACACATGCATGTTCCAGACAGATTTGCACATAGTTGTAAAAGAGGAGCAGCAGGATGCTGACTTATTTCCTGAACAAGGGACGGCCAAACGTGCCCGAATCACATGTGCTCCTCCCCTAGATGTAGGAGGCGGTGCCAATGCAATCCCTGTCACCAGCCAAGATCTGGAACCGTCAAACTCAAATACTGGATTACTATACAGTGAGAACAACAACTTTGGTGATACCAACCGTAGTGGTATCACCACCAAAGAATCCAATGGCAAGCGTACTGGGGTTCTGACTGACCTAATATTGGAAATGGTGTACAGGGACTTGCAACCACTGTctgtggtggaggagaggggatttCGTCTTCTATTGAGCTGCTTAGAACCACAGTACCCAGTGCCGTCTCCCTCTCAGCTTGGCAGCCTTCTTTGGCATCACTATGATGTTCTGAAACGGCACCTGCAGCAGTATCTTCAGTCTGGCCTGGCTCCACGTTGCATAACACTTTGCACTGAGTACTGGCAGTCCGTAGCAGGTTGTGCGGTGGGAGCAGGCGGTCGGCTCTTCTTCACTGTAAGTGCACATTTTGTTGACAAAGACTGGCGCTTGGCCCGTTGTGTGCTGCAGACCTGTCCCATGCCCGATATCAGAGAGAAGATTTGTGAAAGAGGTTTCCTTCAATTTGGGGACACGCTGAAGGCAGTTCTCTCTGAATTCCATCTTCCCCAGAGCTCTGTTTTCTGTGTTGTACATGACACTCCCAGGATCTCAGAGGCCAGAGGGACTGAGAATATGGGAGTCCCGAAAGAAAAAGTTAATCGTACTGCTGGACCACACCAATCACCTCAGCATCTCCCAGAAGGCTGGGTAGCGTTACACTGTGCAGGGGAAGCCCTCAAACTCTGCATCCAGGACGGACTATGGATGGAACCTGTCAGACAGGCTCTTGCGGAGGCCCGCAGGATTATCTCACATTTCCAGCATGACGCACCTGCTGCCGCCGCTCTGATCCACAAGGCAGAGGCGGCGAATAAGGCAGGCGCTTGTCTAGTGCTGGATGACCCAGGGCGCTGGGCAACTGCTATCGACATGTGTGAGAGTCTGCTCGAGCTGAAGTGGGTGGTGAGCTCAGTTCTCGAGGAGCAGAAAGCTGCTCCAAATTTAGCGGACCACCAGTGGCGCCTCCTCCAGGAACTGGTGCCAGTACTTAAGACCGTGCGCATCGCTGCCTCCTTCTTGAGCGAGGACATCAATTTGTCCATCTCCGCCCTTATGCCGTGCCTGCATGGCGTATCTCGTGTCCTAGAGCAACACATCGCAGAGACCAGCTGCCCTGTGGCTCGGGGAGTAATGGAGACGGTGCGGTCAGGGATGGAGCGACAGTGGAGACTGGGTGAAGAGGAAGCCTTACTGGACAGCCCTGCCGTCCTCTCCTCATTCCTGGACCCGAGGTTTAAGGAGCTGCGCTTCCTCAGCCCACATGCACGTAGTAGGCTGCACGACAAGGTCAAGGAACTATTATCTGCTCAAGCACAAATAGAGGTGGAGGAAATGAGCAGAGAGTGTGACAAAGGAGGCGAGGATGAGGATGGCGAAGAGGGAAGGGAAAAGGAAGTGAGGAATCGGGGATTGGATCACTCACAGTCAACCATCGCTCCTCTGGATTCACCTGTGTCCTGTGAATCAAATGAAGAGGGGGACATTATTGTGCTGCAGCAACAGTTAAAGAGGCTGTCCCAGACTGCCCCGTCACAGGTCAGTGGAGAGGGACTGGGTGAAGGCTCGCGCTGCAGTGCTGGAAATGGTCCCAGGAGAGTAGCAGGACTGTCTAGCCTGTTAAAAGGAGACCTGCAGCCCCCTGCTTATAGGCAAGTGAGTCATGTGGCCAAAAGCATGTACGACATACTGCTTGGAGAGGATCCCACTGAGCGAATGCCTGAGATCCACCAACAGCTGGAGAACTACATTGCAGAGCCGCTGTGCAAACGCAGCCTGTCACCTCTCCACTGGTGGCGCTCTAAGGAGCATCGCTTCCCTGCCGTGGCCAGACTTGCCCGCACATTTCTGGCTATCCCTGCTACTGCTGTGCCTGCAGACAGGGCCTTTGCTCCTAGAGAGACTACTGTTGCTCAACGCAGGGCCATTCTGGGGCCCCATCATTTAGATCATATTCTATTCCTTCACCAGAACAGCGACTATGTGGAGAAACTGATGGGAGGGTCTACGGGGCAAGAAGAGAGGGGCAGTGACAGGAATGGAGCCAAGCAGACTCTGTATCAGTCTTTAGTGTCCTACGAGAGCAAGGCTTGGGTGGGAGGGGAG